The following coding sequences lie in one Pan paniscus chromosome X, NHGRI_mPanPan1-v2.0_pri, whole genome shotgun sequence genomic window:
- the BGN gene encoding biglycan, giving the protein MWPLWRLVSLLALSQALPFEQRGFWDFTLDDGPFMMNDEEASGADTSGVLDPDSVTPTYSAMCPFGCHCHLRVVQCSDLGLKSVPKEISPDTTLLDLQNNDISELRKDDFKGLQHLYALVLVNNKISKIHKKAFSPLRKLQKLYISKNHLVEIPPNLPSSLVELRIHDNRIRKVPKGVFSGLRNMNCIEMGGNPLENSGFEPGAFDGLKLNYLRISEAKLTGIPKDLPETLNELHLDHNKIQAIELEDLLRYSKLYRLGLGHNQIRMIENGSLSFLPTLRELHLDNNKLARVPSGLPDLKLLQVVYLHSNNITKVGVNDFCPVGFGVKRAYYNGISLFNNPVPYWEVQPATFRCVTDRLAIQFGNYKK; this is encoded by the exons ATGTGGCCCCTGTGGCGCCTCGTGTCTCTGCTGGCCCTGAGCCAGGCCCTGCCCTTTGAGCAGAGAGGCTTCTGGGACTTCACCCTGGACGATGGGCCATTCATGATGAACGATGAGGAAGCTTCGGGCGCTGACACCTCGGGCGTCCTGGACCCGGACTCTGTCACACCCACCTACAGCGCCATGTGTCCTTTCGGCTGCCACTGCCACCTGCGGGTGGTTCAGTGCTCCGACCTGG GTCTGAAGTCTGTGCCCAAAGAGATCTCCCCTGACACCACGCTGCTGGACCTGCAGAACAACGACATCTCCGAGCTCCGCAAGGATGACTTCAAGGGTCTCCAGCACCTCTAC GCCCTCGTCCTGGTGAACAACAAGATCTCCAAGATCCACAAGAAGGCCTTCAGCCCACTGCGGAAGCTGCAGAAGCTCTACATCTCCAAGAACCACCTGGTGGAGATCCCACCCAACCTACCCAGCTCCCTGGTGGAGCTCCGCATCCACGACAACCGCATCCGCAAGGTGCCCAAGGGCGTGTTCAGCGGGCTCCGGAACATGAACTGCATCG AGATGGGCGGGAACCCACTGGAGAACAGTGGCTTTGAACCTGGAGCCTTTGATGGCCTGAAGCTCAACTACCTGCGCATCTCAGAGGCCAAGCTGACTGGCATCCCCAAAG ACCTCCCTGAGACCCTGAATGAACTGCACCTGGACCACAACAAAATCCAGGCCATCGAACTGGAGGACCTGCTTCGCTACTCCAAGCTGTACAG GCTGGGCCTAGGCCACAACCAGATCAGGATGATCGAGAACGGGAGCCTGAGCTTCCTGCCCACCCTCCGGGAGCTCCACTTAGACAACAACAAGTTGGCCAGGGTGCCCTCAGGGCTCCCAGACCTCAAGCTCCTCCAG GTGGTCTATCTGCACTCCAACAACATCACCAAAGTGGGTGTCAACGACTTCTGTCCCGTGGGCTTCGGGGTGAAGCGGGCCTACTACAACGGCATCAGCCTCTTCAACAACCCCGTGCCCTACTGGGAGGTGCAGCCGGCCACTTTCCGCTGCGTCACTGACCGCCTGGCCATCCAGTTTGGCAACTACAAAAAGTAG